The following proteins are co-located in the Eptesicus fuscus isolate TK198812 chromosome 9, DD_ASM_mEF_20220401, whole genome shotgun sequence genome:
- the HMGB4 gene encoding high mobility group protein B4, with translation MNMAKEIQLRPKVNVSSYIHFLLNYRNKFKEQQPNTFLGFKEFSRKCSEKWRSISKHEKSKYEALAKLDKARYQEEMMNYVGKKKKRRKRDPLAPRRPPSSFLLFCQDHYAQLKRENPTWSVVQVAKASGKLWSAKADMEKQLYEERAAILRAKYYEELKVYREQRIARKNLRRSARNPCRGCGQAEVVQAGGSN, from the coding sequence ATGAACATGGCAAAAGAAATCCAGCTAAGGCCCAAGGTTAATGTCTCTTCTTACATCCACTTCTTACTGAACTACAGAAACAAGTTTAAGGAGCAGCAGCCAAATACCTTCCTTGGCTTTAAAGAGTTCTCTAGAAAGTGTTCGGAAAAATGGAGGTCCATCTCAAAGCACGAAAAGTCCAAATATGAAGCCCTGGCCAAGCTCGACAAAGCCCGATACCAGGAAGAGATGATGAATTACGTTGGCAAGAAGAAAAAGCGGAGAAAGCGGGACCCACTCGCACCCAGGCGGCCTCCATCATCCTTCCTACTCTTCTGCCAAGACCACTATGCCCAGCTGAAGAGGGAGAATCCCACCTGGTCCGTCGTGCAGGTGGCTAAGGCCTCAGGGAAGCTGTGGTCTGCAAAAGCGGACATGGAGAAGCAGCTGTACGAGGAGAGAGCGGCTATTCTGAGAGCTAAGTACTACGAGGAACTGAAAGTCTACCGCGAGCAGCGCATTGCCAGGAAGAATCTCAGACGGTCGGCGAGGAACCCGTGCAGGGGGTGTGGGCAGGCTGAGGTCGTTCAAGCTGGTGGCTCCAATTAG